A single genomic interval of Halorubrum aethiopicum harbors:
- a CDS encoding DUF7511 domain-containing protein, which translates to MSTSPMRVRGERPEIVCRSAADEESPDDEVTFFEADRDPDERTTRWITVRAADCVPREEWR; encoded by the coding sequence ATGTCCACGTCACCGATGCGTGTTCGCGGCGAGCGGCCGGAGATCGTCTGCCGGTCGGCGGCGGATGAGGAGTCCCCGGACGACGAGGTGACGTTCTTCGAGGCGGATCGGGACCCCGACGAGCGGACGACGCGGTGGATCACGGTGCGGGCGGCCGACTGCGTGCCGCGCGAGGAGTGGCGGTAG
- the hisF gene encoding imidazole glycerol phosphate synthase subunit HisF — MGLTKRIIPCIDVDLDDDGDAAVYTGVNFENLEYTGDPVELAKKYNAAGADEFVFLDITASAEGRETMLDVVNAVADECFIPLTVGGGIRTKADIKETLRAGADKVSITTGALERPELIEEGAAAFGSQCIVISVDARRRHDDAGDHFYEDADGEEVWFECTKKGGREGTGIDAVSWAKEAEERGAGELFVNSIDMDGTKDGYDIPLMTAVCEAVSTPVIASSGCGGPEDMYEVFTEANADAGLAASIFHFGDYTIEETKEYLDERGVPVRL, encoded by the coding sequence ATGGGACTCACGAAGCGGATCATCCCCTGTATCGACGTCGACCTCGACGACGACGGCGACGCCGCCGTCTACACGGGCGTCAACTTCGAGAACCTGGAGTACACCGGCGACCCGGTCGAGCTGGCGAAGAAGTACAACGCCGCGGGCGCGGACGAGTTCGTCTTCCTCGACATCACCGCCAGCGCCGAGGGGCGCGAGACGATGCTCGACGTGGTGAACGCGGTCGCCGACGAGTGTTTCATCCCGCTCACGGTCGGCGGCGGGATCCGGACGAAGGCGGACATCAAGGAGACGCTGCGCGCGGGCGCGGACAAGGTGTCCATCACGACCGGCGCGCTCGAGCGACCCGAGCTCATCGAGGAGGGCGCGGCCGCGTTCGGCTCCCAGTGTATCGTCATCTCCGTCGACGCCCGACGCCGACACGACGACGCCGGCGACCACTTCTACGAGGACGCCGATGGCGAGGAGGTGTGGTTCGAGTGCACGAAGAAGGGCGGCCGCGAGGGCACCGGGATCGACGCGGTCTCGTGGGCGAAGGAGGCCGAGGAGCGCGGCGCGGGCGAGCTGTTCGTCAACTCCATCGACATGGACGGCACGAAGGACGGGTACGACATCCCGCTGATGACGGCCGTCTGCGAGGCCGTCTCCACGCCCGTCATCGCCTCGTCGGGCTGTGGCGGCCCCGAGGACATGTACGAGGTGTTCACCGAGGCGAACGCCGACGCCGGGCTCGCCGCCTCCATCTTCCACTTCGGCGATTACACCATCGAGGAGACGAAGGAGTACCTCGACGAACGGGGCGTTCCGGTCCGGCTGTAG
- a CDS encoding CBS domain-containing protein — protein sequence MNARDLMVEDVKTVSPDADVSDVFHKFARNPFSGFPVVDDDGVVVGVITESDLVDLFEPEEETLWIPIGLPPFVDTLTYQVKPPWGDLDLGIDLVRNADRPISEVMTADPATVTPDVGVDEVLELLSGDDPDINRLPVVDDDGVLVGLVARQDVIRAFRDRRI from the coding sequence ATGAACGCACGCGACCTGATGGTCGAGGACGTGAAGACGGTCTCCCCGGACGCCGACGTGAGCGACGTCTTCCACAAGTTCGCCCGCAACCCCTTCTCCGGGTTCCCAGTCGTCGACGACGACGGGGTCGTCGTCGGCGTGATCACGGAGTCCGACCTCGTCGATCTCTTCGAACCCGAGGAGGAGACGCTGTGGATCCCGATCGGGCTCCCGCCGTTCGTCGACACGCTCACGTATCAGGTGAAACCGCCGTGGGGCGACCTCGATCTCGGGATCGACCTCGTTCGCAACGCGGACCGGCCCATCTCGGAGGTGATGACCGCCGACCCCGCGACGGTGACGCCGGACGTCGGCGTCGACGAGGTCCTCGAGCTGCTCTCCGGCGACGATCCGGACATCAACCGACTGCCCGTGGTCGACGACGACGGGGTTCTGGTCGGGCTCGTCGCGCGCCAGGACGTGATCCGCGCGTTCCGGGACCGACGGATCTGA
- a CDS encoding TrmB family transcriptional regulator, whose protein sequence is MDDRTLADLLQRFGLSEKETDTYLALLEYGEAKASTVADAAGVSKRYVYSVSESLADRGFVEVHDHAVPTRIRANPPEEAIERLRSDADAIRLGLEERYSRAERETEQFEVVKSRVTVIKRIRSLVEGAEAELTLSLPAKHLPAVRDALADAVDRGVLVLLVVTAVEDADGVREALGETEGTDPTLERIASVVRTWGEAMPTILTVDTGRGLIAPPELLRRSDSDRQAIVFAQEQLSPVIVGAFLGNYWPAATEVSLSEPAALPAEYEDFRHAVFQATRRLREGETVRATVAGRRLDEDAESVEVSGRVRSVRQAMVEPTSNEFPVENSLTIETDAGSVSVGGQGAFVEDVEAELTRLELE, encoded by the coding sequence ATGGACGACCGAACGCTCGCGGACCTCCTCCAGCGATTCGGACTCTCCGAGAAGGAGACCGACACGTACCTCGCCCTCCTGGAATACGGCGAGGCGAAGGCCAGCACCGTCGCCGACGCCGCGGGCGTCTCGAAACGCTACGTGTACAGCGTGAGCGAGTCGCTCGCGGACCGGGGGTTCGTCGAGGTCCACGACCACGCCGTGCCGACGAGGATCCGCGCGAACCCCCCGGAGGAGGCGATAGAGCGGCTCCGGTCCGACGCGGACGCGATCCGCCTCGGGCTCGAGGAGCGCTATTCGCGGGCGGAGCGGGAGACGGAGCAGTTCGAGGTGGTCAAATCCCGCGTCACCGTCATCAAGCGGATCCGGTCGCTCGTCGAGGGAGCCGAGGCGGAGCTGACCCTGTCGCTCCCCGCGAAGCACCTCCCCGCGGTCCGGGACGCGCTGGCGGACGCGGTCGACCGCGGCGTCCTCGTGTTACTCGTCGTCACGGCCGTCGAGGACGCGGATGGCGTCCGCGAGGCGCTCGGGGAGACCGAGGGCACCGATCCGACCCTCGAGCGGATCGCGAGCGTCGTCCGAACCTGGGGCGAGGCGATGCCGACGATCCTGACGGTCGACACCGGGAGGGGGCTGATCGCGCCCCCCGAGCTGTTGCGGCGGTCCGACTCCGACCGCCAGGCGATCGTCTTCGCCCAAGAGCAGCTCTCGCCCGTCATCGTGGGGGCGTTCCTGGGGAACTACTGGCCCGCCGCGACCGAGGTGTCCCTCTCCGAGCCGGCCGCGCTCCCGGCCGAGTACGAGGACTTCAGACACGCGGTGTTCCAAGCCACGCGACGCCTCAGGGAGGGCGAAACCGTCCGCGCGACGGTCGCCGGCAGGCGGCTCGACGAGGACGCCGAATCGGTGGAGGTGAGCGGCCGCGTCCGCTCGGTCAGGCAGGCGATGGTCGAGCCGACGAGCAACGAGTTCCCCGTCGAGAACTCGCTCACCATCGAGACCGACGCGGGCTCCGTCTCCGTCGGCGGGCAGGGCGCGTTCGTCGAGGACGTGGAGGCGGAGCTCACCCGGCTGGAACTCGAGTGA
- a CDS encoding alpha-amylase family glycosyl hydrolase, with amino-acid sequence MHEPGPPRTTSVGRPVELAPRDPDPAGRYEWTLLETPADSDAVVDDPIDGDGDGDEPGGDPEERDDPVLEPGETSRPDDPVVHLHPDAPGIYVLRLDAPDGSHRQRVRVFPDERRETTIRVSADEFPIDDDAVDRVSLLWRYNDRLLARDRPTREGDEWVYRTRVPPGRHGVGFVANDDRATERHVVHEVEGPGRPRLSLDWRVEGGGGNADGDRDGVGDDIGNPRLVVTADVGVPPDSETDPGDVEVIFLVDDRDADPETVERIEGRAEGRTLSVPLGELEAIGTAGEGSKAAGDESGKGDGGLRIHAVPHAERHGVAATLRLGRDAEGRPTATDPHARPAWAESPTVYEVYVRSFAGDTLPTTFEEIERRVEYLESLGIDALWLTPVLASPTEHGYHVTDYFETAADLGSRAAFESLVDACHDAGIRVIFDLVINHTSRDHPAFQLHSAGVPAYADRYRRADADVDVTGIDWAALPAGDVPEYRFDWEKIPNLNYDDPAVRAWMLSVVDEWAGVVDGFRADVAWGVPHGFWKEVADRVPDGFLLLDETLPHDPFYGEGEFDLHYDTSLYATLNAIGAGREPADALADALERARWLGFDDPSAQLRYVENHDEDRYLASHGEAALRAAAAVTFTLPGAPMVYAGQERGNETTRGPFRWHDGDNALTAHHRRLSALRDAEPALRSRAVDFAAGRAAVEVVDGDSDRVTAYERTADSTRTEGTADRLLVVVNFGSDPATVAVPDRVGRELFADEPVDGEVVVGSVAVLA; translated from the coding sequence ATGCACGAGCCCGGTCCGCCGCGGACGACGAGCGTCGGGCGGCCGGTCGAGTTGGCCCCCCGCGACCCGGACCCGGCGGGACGCTACGAATGGACGCTGCTCGAGACGCCCGCCGACAGCGACGCCGTGGTCGACGATCCCATCGACGGTGACGGCGACGGCGACGAACCCGGAGGCGACCCCGAAGAACGGGACGATCCCGTCCTCGAGCCCGGCGAGACGAGTCGTCCGGACGACCCGGTCGTTCACCTTCACCCGGACGCGCCGGGAATCTACGTCCTCCGGCTCGACGCCCCGGACGGTTCCCATCGCCAGCGCGTGCGAGTCTTCCCCGACGAGCGTCGCGAGACGACGATCCGCGTCTCAGCGGACGAGTTCCCGATCGACGACGACGCGGTCGACCGAGTCTCGCTCCTGTGGCGGTACAACGACCGCCTGCTCGCGCGCGACCGCCCGACCCGCGAGGGCGACGAGTGGGTCTACCGGACCCGCGTCCCCCCGGGCCGTCACGGCGTCGGCTTCGTCGCCAACGACGACCGCGCGACCGAACGCCACGTCGTCCACGAGGTCGAGGGACCGGGCCGTCCCCGGCTCTCGCTCGACTGGCGGGTCGAGGGCGGTGGCGGGAACGCCGACGGCGACCGCGACGGCGTGGGCGACGACATCGGGAACCCCCGCCTCGTCGTGACCGCCGACGTCGGCGTCCCGCCGGACTCGGAGACGGATCCCGGAGACGTAGAGGTGATCTTTCTGGTCGACGACCGGGACGCGGACCCCGAGACCGTCGAACGGATCGAGGGGCGCGCGGAGGGTCGCACGCTGTCGGTTCCGCTCGGCGAACTCGAGGCGATCGGGACGGCCGGAGAGGGGAGCAAAGCGGCCGGTGACGAGAGCGGGAAGGGCGACGGCGGGCTCCGGATCCACGCCGTCCCGCACGCGGAGCGGCACGGCGTGGCGGCGACCCTGCGGCTCGGTCGCGACGCGGAGGGGCGGCCGACGGCGACCGACCCGCACGCCCGCCCGGCGTGGGCCGAGTCGCCGACGGTGTACGAAGTGTACGTTCGGTCGTTCGCGGGCGACACGCTCCCGACGACCTTCGAGGAGATCGAGCGCCGGGTCGAGTACCTGGAGAGCCTCGGGATCGACGCGCTCTGGCTGACGCCCGTGCTGGCCTCGCCGACCGAGCACGGCTACCACGTCACCGACTACTTCGAGACGGCCGCCGACCTCGGCTCGCGGGCCGCGTTCGAGTCGCTGGTCGACGCCTGTCACGACGCCGGGATCCGGGTGATCTTCGACCTGGTGATCAACCACACCTCGCGGGACCACCCGGCGTTCCAGCTCCACTCGGCCGGCGTTCCGGCGTACGCCGACCGCTACCGCCGGGCCGACGCCGACGTCGACGTGACGGGGATCGACTGGGCCGCGCTGCCGGCGGGCGACGTGCCGGAGTACCGCTTCGACTGGGAGAAGATCCCGAACCTGAACTACGACGACCCCGCCGTCCGGGCGTGGATGCTGTCGGTCGTCGACGAGTGGGCGGGCGTCGTCGACGGCTTCCGCGCGGACGTGGCCTGGGGCGTCCCGCACGGGTTCTGGAAGGAGGTCGCCGACCGCGTCCCCGACGGCTTCCTGCTGCTCGACGAGACGCTCCCGCACGATCCCTTCTACGGCGAGGGCGAGTTCGACCTCCACTACGACACCTCGCTGTACGCGACGTTGAACGCGATCGGAGCCGGGCGGGAGCCGGCCGACGCGCTGGCCGACGCGCTCGAGCGAGCGCGGTGGCTCGGCTTCGACGACCCGAGCGCGCAGCTGCGCTACGTCGAGAACCACGACGAGGACCGCTACCTCGCGTCCCACGGCGAGGCGGCGCTGCGCGCGGCCGCCGCGGTGACGTTCACCCTCCCCGGCGCGCCGATGGTGTACGCGGGCCAGGAGCGCGGCAACGAGACGACGCGCGGACCGTTCCGCTGGCACGACGGCGACAACGCGCTCACCGCGCACCACCGTCGGCTCTCGGCGCTCCGGGACGCCGAGCCCGCGCTCCGGTCGCGGGCGGTCGACTTCGCGGCCGGGCGCGCGGCCGTCGAGGTCGTCGACGGCGACTCGGACCGGGTGACCGCCTACGAGCGGACGGCCGATTCGACGCGAACGGAGGGGACCGCCGATCGACTGCTCGTCGTCGTGAACTTCGGTTCGGACCCCGCGACCGTCGCGGTGCCGGACCGGGTCGGTCGGGAGCTGTTCGCCGACGAGCCCGTCGACGGGGAGGTCGTCGTCGGGAGCGTCGCGGTCCTCGCGTGA
- a CDS encoding amino acid permease: MVEHTRTLDFKVAFAIGLGTMIAAGIFSLSGTAVYRIGSSAVIAFVLAAVVAGITAAAYSEFASVYSENGGGYLFCSRTFEEFDRLKYGVGISLFLGYSGTTAFYLATMDEWFFRFILPESLQVLPHGTVGVLTAVVLGVLNARGTEESGLFQLIVTSAKVGVLFVFVAGAILFVGAGDAATTFATGFQFEPVGIVSVAALAFITFFGFSAIAASAGEIIEPRRTVPRAIGASILTVTVLYALVIVAMVNAPVAREVLAQGETAMGTVAASFLGPWGQLLIVAGAVFSMVSASNASILAASGIGSLMGRQGHGPRRFARIHPDYRTPFWSVSAVIATIVALIVVFITLFSEHGLLGVGLLGLNPLTGFATFNLLVPLAVVNATLVYSRRKFPEIERGFRMPLVPALPVVGIAANLALISNLPPVGVGVGVLVVLAHLAAYLVWGGAPHVEELVEEVVSPHIPMGAGGGGPSVAGAATTSGEESGDDRFRILVSVARPSRVVPYVKLAERIARGTDRDPVVQVLNVTHIPEQTPNEMVRETAQDRIERIDDLLRESDAEIGVEYTVEGHVCQDVAFDILQTARDDGADRILMGYPEEHQDIAETVEYEAPCDVFFTSNVDAIDDLTTINLGAGGGPHHTALLPFINRLGSEGAEIHVISIDPQRDGGAEPVERTVGALTDVESVSVHNVTAETIAEGLVSTAERNGGLLLIGATRDRRLRRWVFGSTPDRVITLARGADVPVLVYAGTSDVSGRIEDYLYPVYRYLRRHLVERRSLDSGPDASNETT; this comes from the coding sequence ATGGTAGAGCACACGCGAACGCTGGATTTCAAGGTGGCCTTCGCCATCGGGCTGGGGACGATGATCGCGGCGGGGATCTTCTCGCTGTCCGGGACCGCCGTCTACCGCATCGGCTCCAGCGCCGTCATCGCGTTCGTGCTCGCCGCCGTCGTCGCGGGGATCACCGCCGCGGCCTACTCCGAGTTCGCCTCGGTCTACTCCGAGAACGGCGGCGGGTACCTCTTCTGTTCGCGCACGTTCGAGGAGTTCGACCGCCTGAAGTACGGCGTCGGAATATCGCTGTTCCTCGGATACAGCGGGACGACGGCGTTCTACCTCGCCACGATGGACGAGTGGTTCTTCCGGTTCATCCTCCCCGAGTCGCTCCAGGTCCTTCCCCACGGCACCGTCGGCGTGCTCACGGCGGTGGTCCTCGGCGTCCTCAACGCGCGGGGGACCGAGGAGTCCGGACTCTTCCAGCTGATCGTGACGAGCGCGAAGGTCGGCGTCCTGTTCGTGTTCGTCGCCGGGGCGATCCTCTTCGTCGGCGCCGGCGACGCCGCGACGACGTTCGCGACCGGGTTCCAGTTCGAACCCGTCGGGATCGTCTCCGTGGCCGCGCTCGCGTTCATCACCTTCTTCGGCTTCTCGGCCATCGCGGCGAGCGCCGGCGAGATCATCGAGCCGCGGCGGACCGTTCCCCGCGCGATCGGCGCGAGCATCCTCACCGTCACGGTGCTGTACGCGCTGGTCATCGTGGCGATGGTGAACGCGCCGGTTGCTCGCGAGGTGCTCGCGCAGGGCGAGACCGCGATGGGCACCGTCGCGGCGTCGTTTCTCGGCCCGTGGGGACAGCTCCTCATCGTCGCCGGCGCGGTCTTCTCGATGGTGTCGGCCTCGAACGCCTCCATCCTCGCCGCCAGCGGCATCGGGTCGCTGATGGGTCGACAGGGACACGGGCCGCGCCGGTTCGCCCGCATCCATCCCGACTACCGGACCCCGTTCTGGAGCGTCTCGGCCGTGATCGCGACCATCGTCGCGCTCATCGTCGTGTTCATCACCCTGTTCTCCGAACACGGCCTGCTCGGCGTCGGGCTGCTCGGGCTCAACCCGCTCACCGGGTTCGCCACGTTCAACCTCCTCGTCCCGCTCGCCGTCGTCAACGCCACGCTCGTCTACTCGCGCCGGAAGTTCCCGGAGATCGAGCGGGGCTTCCGGATGCCGCTCGTGCCGGCGCTGCCGGTCGTGGGGATCGCGGCGAACCTCGCGTTGATCTCGAACCTCCCGCCCGTCGGCGTCGGCGTCGGCGTCCTGGTCGTGCTCGCGCACCTCGCCGCGTACCTCGTCTGGGGCGGGGCGCCACACGTCGAGGAACTCGTCGAGGAGGTCGTCTCGCCGCACATCCCGATGGGCGCCGGCGGCGGGGGGCCGTCCGTGGCGGGCGCGGCGACGACGAGCGGGGAGGAATCCGGCGACGACCGGTTCCGGATCCTCGTCTCCGTGGCGCGCCCGAGTCGCGTCGTGCCGTACGTCAAGCTCGCCGAGCGGATCGCGAGGGGAACCGACCGCGACCCGGTCGTCCAGGTGTTGAACGTCACGCACATCCCCGAGCAGACGCCGAACGAGATGGTCCGCGAGACGGCTCAGGACCGGATCGAGCGCATCGACGACCTGCTCAGGGAGTCGGACGCGGAGATCGGCGTCGAGTACACGGTCGAGGGCCACGTCTGTCAGGACGTCGCGTTCGACATCCTCCAGACCGCCCGCGACGACGGGGCCGACCGCATCCTGATGGGGTACCCGGAGGAGCACCAGGACATCGCCGAGACCGTCGAGTACGAGGCCCCCTGCGACGTGTTCTTCACGAGCAACGTCGACGCGATCGACGACCTCACGACGATCAACCTCGGCGCGGGCGGGGGGCCACACCACACGGCGTTGCTGCCGTTCATCAACCGCCTGGGGAGCGAGGGCGCGGAGATCCACGTCATCAGCATCGACCCGCAACGCGACGGCGGCGCAGAGCCCGTCGAACGGACGGTCGGCGCGCTCACCGACGTCGAGTCCGTCTCGGTCCACAACGTGACCGCCGAGACGATCGCGGAGGGGCTGGTGTCGACCGCGGAGCGGAACGGCGGGCTCCTGTTGATCGGCGCGACCCGCGATCGTCGGCTCCGGCGGTGGGTGTTCGGGAGCACTCCCGACCGCGTCATCACGCTGGCCCGCGGGGCCGACGTCCCCGTGTTGGTGTACGCGGGGACGAGCGACGTCTCGGGCCGCATCGAGGACTACCTGTATCCCGTCTACCGATACCTCCGGCGCCACCTCGTGGAGCGACGATCGCTCGATTCCGGTCCGGACGCGTCGAACGAGACGACCTGA
- a CDS encoding serine/threonine-protein kinase RIO2, producing MVRNVAGDMAELEPEDFYLLSGVEQGMRFSEWVRRNKLPDYADLTAEEIDYRIDRCLDRELIERKTLQYEGYQLTFEGYDALALRTFSERGTIDGVGSPLGLGKEGDVYEVQSFKPLALKYHREGYTNFRAVNREREYTADRDHVSWMYTARKAAEREYEAMESLYPDVSVPRPVDHNRHAIVMDKFPGVELARAKLEPEQAAGVLDLIYRELVTAHDLGWIHADVSEHNVAVAEDGVTLFDWPQAVPTDHENAREFLERDVANLLRYFGRKYPHEIDRDADTAAIAAAIADGSFETVRTFESQ from the coding sequence ATGGTACGCAACGTCGCCGGCGACATGGCGGAACTCGAGCCCGAGGACTTCTACCTCCTCTCGGGCGTCGAGCAGGGGATGCGTTTCTCCGAGTGGGTGCGCCGCAACAAACTACCCGACTACGCCGACCTGACGGCAGAGGAGATCGACTACCGGATCGACCGCTGTCTCGACCGGGAGCTGATAGAGCGGAAGACGCTCCAGTACGAGGGGTACCAGCTCACCTTCGAGGGGTACGACGCGCTCGCGCTCCGAACGTTCTCCGAGCGCGGGACGATAGACGGGGTCGGCTCCCCGCTCGGGCTCGGCAAGGAGGGCGACGTCTACGAGGTCCAGTCGTTCAAGCCGCTCGCGTTGAAGTACCACCGGGAGGGGTACACCAACTTTCGGGCGGTCAACCGCGAGCGGGAGTACACCGCCGACCGTGACCACGTCTCCTGGATGTACACCGCGCGCAAGGCGGCCGAACGCGAGTACGAGGCGATGGAGTCGCTGTATCCAGACGTGTCGGTTCCCCGTCCGGTCGACCACAACCGGCACGCGATCGTGATGGACAAGTTCCCCGGCGTCGAGCTCGCCCGCGCCAAGCTCGAACCCGAACAGGCCGCGGGCGTCCTCGATCTGATCTACCGCGAACTGGTGACCGCCCACGATCTCGGCTGGATCCACGCCGACGTGTCCGAACACAACGTCGCCGTCGCCGAGGACGGCGTCACGCTGTTCGACTGGCCTCAAGCGGTCCCGACCGACCACGAGAACGCCCGCGAGTTCCTCGAACGCGACGTCGCCAACCTGTTGCGCTACTTCGGCCGAAAGTATCCCCACGAGATCGACCGCGACGCCGACACCGCCGCGATCGCCGCCGCGATCGCCGACGGCTCCTTCGAGACCGTTCGGACCTTCGAGAGCCAATAA
- a CDS encoding glycoside hydrolase family 15 protein: MQLRDALDDYKRHAGHERLFAGERRTVEGRFTGGDGRLVHVAPDGGLRDFGYPLTGKTGLTRSRFGLAVDGDVTWFEASRSRQRYVDDTPLVETVHETDRATVRRYDLAVGDAHLTHAIVEPAPDADRDADDFALVAYAAFAPDGRDERVGQLRYDDAVEVYHADEHDFLASATGLADLRGQLPPTFPEVLDDAPMDLPRDRDAARYDEERLSGEVVVEVPFEDGAATLGTLLSDRSETTREAARSRLDALFAGLDSPEALADAAADTTPAVPASVPERESVVADLRVLSLLSAETGLRIAGPDFDPHYQHSGGYGYTWFRDDAEIATFLLESDDRLGLGLDDWHARSAAMYVETQRPDGSWPHRVWPRNGALAPGWANARIEDGPDVDYQADQTGSVIAFLARARGAGVDVDGLDATLVDALASLDSTLTDDGRPVACQNAWEDSIGRFTHTTATFLEAYSALARHGEGLEDLAGDEDGERDDADRFSDGPAAHARRRAREVYDAIDDLWVPDRGRYALRETVHGDLDDRIDSATLALASAHRAYDALEDGTDAGGAVDDERLDRLVSHVETVVDGLTRETDEVSGLFRYEGDGWRRGDQPTEKVWTVSTAWGAHACGELSALLDARDDPRAERFAERARDLLGLVSPDGSLCEPTGYLPEQFFDDGTPDSATPLGWPHAIRLATVGLLDEHDALAAEPVPADD, from the coding sequence ATGCAACTACGCGACGCGCTCGACGACTACAAGCGACACGCGGGCCACGAGCGGCTCTTCGCGGGCGAGCGACGCACCGTCGAGGGACGGTTCACGGGCGGGGACGGCCGGCTCGTCCACGTCGCCCCCGACGGCGGGCTCCGCGACTTCGGCTACCCGCTCACCGGGAAGACCGGGCTCACCCGCTCGCGGTTCGGCCTCGCCGTCGACGGCGACGTGACCTGGTTCGAGGCCTCCCGCTCGCGGCAGCGCTACGTCGACGACACGCCGCTCGTCGAGACGGTCCACGAGACCGACCGCGCGACCGTGCGCCGGTACGACCTCGCGGTCGGCGACGCCCACCTCACGCACGCGATCGTCGAGCCCGCCCCGGACGCCGACCGCGACGCCGACGATTTCGCGCTCGTCGCGTACGCGGCGTTCGCCCCCGACGGGCGCGACGAGCGGGTCGGACAGCTCCGCTACGACGACGCCGTCGAGGTGTACCACGCCGACGAACACGACTTCCTCGCGAGCGCCACCGGCCTCGCCGACCTCCGCGGCCAGCTCCCGCCCACGTTCCCCGAGGTGCTCGACGACGCGCCGATGGACCTCCCGCGCGACCGCGACGCCGCCCGCTACGACGAGGAGCGGCTCTCCGGGGAGGTCGTCGTCGAGGTCCCTTTCGAGGACGGCGCGGCGACCCTCGGCACGCTGCTTTCGGACCGGTCGGAGACCACCCGCGAGGCGGCCCGGAGCCGCCTCGACGCGCTGTTCGCCGGGCTGGACTCCCCGGAGGCGTTGGCGGACGCCGCCGCCGACACGACCCCGGCGGTGCCCGCGTCGGTCCCGGAGCGCGAGTCGGTCGTCGCGGACCTGCGGGTGCTGTCGCTCCTGTCGGCCGAGACGGGGCTGCGGATCGCGGGTCCCGATTTCGACCCGCACTACCAGCACTCGGGCGGCTACGGCTACACCTGGTTCCGCGACGACGCCGAGATCGCGACGTTCCTCCTCGAGTCCGACGACCGGCTCGGGCTGGGGCTCGACGACTGGCACGCCCGATCGGCCGCGATGTACGTCGAGACCCAGCGTCCCGACGGCTCCTGGCCCCATCGGGTGTGGCCGCGGAACGGCGCGCTCGCGCCCGGCTGGGCCAACGCGCGCATCGAGGACGGCCCCGACGTGGACTACCAGGCCGACCAGACCGGCAGCGTGATCGCCTTCCTCGCGCGGGCGAGAGGGGCGGGCGTCGACGTCGACGGGCTCGACGCGACGCTCGTCGACGCGCTCGCGAGCCTCGACTCGACGCTCACGGACGACGGCCGCCCGGTGGCCTGTCAGAACGCCTGGGAGGACTCGATCGGCCGGTTCACGCACACGACCGCGACGTTCCTCGAGGCGTACAGCGCGCTGGCGCGCCACGGCGAGGGGCTCGAGGACCTCGCCGGCGACGAGGACGGCGAACGCGACGACGCCGACCGGTTCAGCGACGGCCCCGCCGCTCACGCCCGCCGCCGGGCCCGTGAGGTGTACGACGCGATCGACGACCTCTGGGTCCCCGATCGGGGTCGGTACGCGCTCCGCGAGACGGTCCACGGCGACCTCGACGACCGGATCGACTCCGCGACGCTCGCGCTCGCGAGCGCGCACCGGGCGTACGACGCGCTCGAGGACGGAACCGACGCGGGCGGCGCGGTCGACGACGAGCGGCTCGACCGGCTGGTCTCACACGTCGAGACCGTCGTCGACGGGCTGACCCGCGAGACGGACGAGGTATCGGGGCTGTTCCGCTACGAGGGCGACGGCTGGCGACGCGGCGACCAGCCGACGGAGAAGGTGTGGACGGTCTCGACCGCGTGGGGCGCACACGCCTGCGGGGAGCTCTCGGCCCTGCTCGACGCCCGCGACGACCCGCGGGCCGAGCGGTTCGCCGAGCGCGCCCGCGACCTGCTCGGACTCGTCTCGCCGGACGGATCGCTTTGTGAGCCGACCGGCTACCTCCCCGAGCAGTTCTTCGACGACGGGACGCCGGACAGCGCCACGCCGCTCGGGTGGCCCCACGCCATCCGGCTGGCGACCGTGGGGCTGCTCGACGAACACGACGCGTTGGCGGCCGAGCCCGTCCCCGCCGACGACTGA